Below is a genomic region from Paenibacillus rhizovicinus.
GTCGGCAAGCTGCCTGACCGTCACACGATGAAGCAGGAAGACATTAATCAACTGCTTGTCGATTTGGCGCTGCAAGGGAAAATCGTCACGCGTCTCAAAGGCGGCGATCCGACGATATTCGGCCGCGTCGGCGAAGAAGCCGAACTGCTGCATCAGCATGACATCGAATTCGACATCGTGCCGGGGATTACGTCCGCCATCGCCGTTCCGGCCTATGCAGGCATTCCGGTCACGCATAGAGACTTGGCTTCTTCCTTATCCATCATAACCGGACATGAAAGTCCGGATAAGCTCGACTATTCGATCCATTGGGATAAAGTGACGCTGGCTACCGGCACGCTTGTATTCCTGATGGGCGTAGCTAAAATCGGCTATATCGCCGAACAGCTCATGAACAACGGCAAGCCGGCGAATACGCCCGTCGCACTGATTCGCTGGGGCACGCGCGTTGAACAGCGTACGGTGACGGGAACGCTCGAAACGATCGAGGCGATCGTGAAAGCAGCGGATTTCAAGCCGCCGGCTGTTATCGTCGTCGGGGACGTCGTGCTGCAGCGCGAGAAGCTGAACTGGTATGAGCGCAAACCGCTATTCGGTACGCGCGTGCTCGTGACGCGGGCTCGTGCGCAAAGCAGCGACCTGAGCGAGCGGATCGAAGCGCTTGGCGGCGAGCCTTGCGAATTCCCGGTTATCGAAACGCGGCCTGCTTCGCAGCCGGATGCGGTTGCGGAGCTTGAGGCGGCGCTTGCGGACGCCGAACGGTATGATTGGTTAATGTTCACGAGCGTGAACGGCGTCGATTATTTCTTCGAATCGATCAAGAAGCTGCGCATCGATATCCGCAAGTTTCATCGCGCGCGCATCGCGGCAGTCGGACCGAAGACGGCGGAAGCGCTGGAGAAACGCGGCTTGGCCGTTGATGTGCTGCCGGTGAAGTTTCAAGCGGAAGATCTGCTCGTCAGCTTGTACGACCAGTTGGAGCCAGGTCAGCGCGTGCTGCTGCCTAGAGGCGACTTGGCGCGCGAAGTTCTGCCGCGCGAGTTGAAGGCTCGCGGCTTGGAGCCTGTTGAAATCGACGTGTACGAGACCGTCATCGCGCAGGATCAAGACGAAGAAGTGCTGGAGCATCTGCGAAGCGGCGGCATTCACGTGATTACGTTCGCCAGCTCGTCCACGGTGACGAATCTGCTGGAAGTTCTGCGCCGTATGGGTGTCGAACAGCCGTTAGAGCTTCTGAAAGGCATCGATATTGCTTGCATAGGTCCTGTCACTGCCAAAACAGCTGTCGAGGCAGGCTTGACCGTTACGATACAACCCGAGGATGCAACGATCGACGGGCTCATAGACGCTATTGCCGAGTCCCGTTTGGCGCATCGAAATGAAATAGGAGGCGTTTAAACCATGGCTTTTCCAATCACAAGACACCGCCGGCTGCGGAGAACGGCCGCAATGCGCAGTCTCGTTCGCGAAACGCAGCTGAGCGTAGATGATTTGATTTATCCGCTCTTCATTACGCATGGCACGAACACGAAAACCGAAATTGCTTCGATGCCCGGCGTGTACCAGCTGTCAATCGATATGCTGAAGGCTGAAATCGACGCGATCGTGGCGTCCGGCTTGAAAGCAGTGCTGCTGTTCGGCCTGCCGGCCACCAAGGATGCGATCGGAACGTCGGCGTTCGAAGACGACGGCATCGTACAGCAAGCGACGCGCGCGATCAAGGAATGGGCGCCGAATCTGCTGGTTGTCGCAGATACATGCTTGTGCGAATTTACGGATCACGGCCACTGCGGCATGATCCATCATGACCCGCGTACGGGCAACGCCGAAATCGACAATGATTCGTCGCTTGAGATCCTCGTCAGGACGGCGGTATCGCAGGCGCGCGCAGGGGCTGATATTATCGCCCCGTCGAACATGATGGACGGCTTCGTCGGCGCGATCCGCGAAGGACTGGATGCGGCGGGCTTCGAGATGGTGCCGATCATGTCTTATTCCGTGAAGTACGCTTCCGCCTACTACGGCCCCTTCCGGGAAGCCGCGGATTCCGCACCGCAATTCGGCGACCGCAAATCATACCAGATGGACCCGGCCAACGCCCGCGAAGCGCTTCGCGAAGCGGAGTCGGACGTCCTCGAAGGCGCGGATATGCTGATGGTCAAGCCTGCGCTTGCTTACATGGACCTCATTCGCACACTGAAGGATCAATACGATCTGCCTCTTGTAGCGTACAACGTCAGCGCGGAATACTCGATGGTGAAGGCAGCCGCCGCGAACGGCTGGATCGACGAGCGCTCCATCGTATTGGAAACCTTGACGGGCATGAAGCGCGCAGGCGCGGATATTATCATTACTTATCATGCGCTCGATGCAGCACGCTGGCTGCGCGGCGAATAATTCGCCGGCTAATCGGAAATAACGCAAGCAGGCCCACAATTACAGACAGGCAGGTGTCCATCAATCATGATCGATAACAATCGCAAACGGTCGGACGAGCGGTCCAAAGCCGCCTTCGCGAAAGCGAAAACGGTGATTCCAGGCGGTGTCAATTCGCCGGTCCGCGCGTTCAAATCCGTCGGCCTCACCCCTGTATACATGGAACGCGGCGAAGGATACCGCGTCTTCGATATCGACGGCAACAGCTATATCGACTATGTCGCCTCCTGGGGACCGCTTATTATGGGCCATGCCCATCCGGAAGTCATTGAAGCGATCAAGAAAACCGCGGAGAAAGGCACGAGCTTCGGCGCGCCGACCGAATTGGAAACGCTGATGGCGGAGCTTGTCTGCTCGCGCGTGCCGTCGGTCGAAGTCGTGCGCATGGTCAATTCCGGCACGGAAGCGACGATGAGCGCGCTTCGCCTTGCGCGCGGCTACACGAAGCGCAGCAAGATTTTGAAATTCGAAGGTTCGTATCACGGCCATGCCGACAGTCTGCTGATCAAAGCCGGCTCCGGCGTCGCAACGCTGGGCCTGCCCGACAGCCCAGGAGTACCGGAAAGCATAGCTTCGCATACGATCACGGTTCCTTATAACGATCTGGAGTCGGTGAAATTTGCCTTCGAACGCTTCGGCGAAGAGATTGCTTGCATTATCGTCGAGCCGGTAGCCGGCAACATGGGTGTCGTTCCGCCGCTGCCCGGCTTCCTGCAAGGCTTGCGGGACGTGACGACGCAATACGGCAGCCTGCTTATCTTCGATGAGGTTATGACCGGCTTCCGCGTCAACTATCATTGCGCGCAAGGACTTTACGGCATTACCCCTGACCTGACCTGCCTCGGCAAAGTCATTGGCGGAGGCCTGCCGGTGGGCGCTTACGGCGGCAAACGCGAATTCATGGAAATGATGGCGCCGAGCGGACCGATCTATCAAGCGGGCACATTGTCCGGCAATCCGCTGGCTATGGCGGCCGGCTATACGACGCTCAGCCTGCTGACGCCGGAAACGTACGAACAGATGGAGC
It encodes:
- the hemL gene encoding glutamate-1-semialdehyde 2,1-aminomutase; amino-acid sequence: MIDNNRKRSDERSKAAFAKAKTVIPGGVNSPVRAFKSVGLTPVYMERGEGYRVFDIDGNSYIDYVASWGPLIMGHAHPEVIEAIKKTAEKGTSFGAPTELETLMAELVCSRVPSVEVVRMVNSGTEATMSALRLARGYTKRSKILKFEGSYHGHADSLLIKAGSGVATLGLPDSPGVPESIASHTITVPYNDLESVKFAFERFGEEIACIIVEPVAGNMGVVPPLPGFLQGLRDVTTQYGSLLIFDEVMTGFRVNYHCAQGLYGITPDLTCLGKVIGGGLPVGAYGGKREFMEMMAPSGPIYQAGTLSGNPLAMAAGYTTLSLLTPETYEQMERMSVRLQLGFEANATKHGIASTINRVGSMVCPFFTDTHVINYETAKTADLERFKAYFGSMLDLGISVAPSQFEGMFVSGIHDEAAIDATIEAHDEALRRL
- the hemB gene encoding porphobilinogen synthase; translation: MAFPITRHRRLRRTAAMRSLVRETQLSVDDLIYPLFITHGTNTKTEIASMPGVYQLSIDMLKAEIDAIVASGLKAVLLFGLPATKDAIGTSAFEDDGIVQQATRAIKEWAPNLLVVADTCLCEFTDHGHCGMIHHDPRTGNAEIDNDSSLEILVRTAVSQARAGADIIAPSNMMDGFVGAIREGLDAAGFEMVPIMSYSVKYASAYYGPFREAADSAPQFGDRKSYQMDPANAREALREAESDVLEGADMLMVKPALAYMDLIRTLKDQYDLPLVAYNVSAEYSMVKAAAANGWIDERSIVLETLTGMKRAGADIIITYHALDAARWLRGE
- the cobA gene encoding uroporphyrinogen-III C-methyltransferase, with product MIDLHTGKSKGKVYLVGAGPGDPKLITLRGMECIAACDVIVYDRLASPRLLRYLKPGTEKIYVGKLPDRHTMKQEDINQLLVDLALQGKIVTRLKGGDPTIFGRVGEEAELLHQHDIEFDIVPGITSAIAVPAYAGIPVTHRDLASSLSIITGHESPDKLDYSIHWDKVTLATGTLVFLMGVAKIGYIAEQLMNNGKPANTPVALIRWGTRVEQRTVTGTLETIEAIVKAADFKPPAVIVVGDVVLQREKLNWYERKPLFGTRVLVTRARAQSSDLSERIEALGGEPCEFPVIETRPASQPDAVAELEAALADAERYDWLMFTSVNGVDYFFESIKKLRIDIRKFHRARIAAVGPKTAEALEKRGLAVDVLPVKFQAEDLLVSLYDQLEPGQRVLLPRGDLAREVLPRELKARGLEPVEIDVYETVIAQDQDEEVLEHLRSGGIHVITFASSSTVTNLLEVLRRMGVEQPLELLKGIDIACIGPVTAKTAVEAGLTVTIQPEDATIDGLIDAIAESRLAHRNEIGGV